The Arachis hypogaea cultivar Tifrunner chromosome 19, arahy.Tifrunner.gnm2.J5K5, whole genome shotgun sequence genome has a window encoding:
- the LOC112778068 gene encoding uncharacterized mitochondrial protein AtMg00810-like: MVDKFSTAICNLGFTCSPRENALFIRKSEHGVDLLLFYFLGLEVLSIDEGIYLSQAKYASDLVARAGIIDSHIESTSLEPNVRFIPIDSTVLDNPTLYRQLVGGLVCLTVTRPDIAYPVHVLMQFLSSPRSIHYAAVLHIIRYIKGTLFHGLHFSAHSSLSLQAYSNVD; the protein is encoded by the exons atggttgaCAAGTTCAGCACCGCTATATGTAATCTCGGTTTCACTTGCAGCCCTCGTGAGAATGCTCTCTTTATTCGTAAAAGTGAACATGGAGTTGATCTTCTGCTTTT ttattttcttggtTTAGAGGTCTTATCCATAGATGAGGGtatctatctctctcaagctaagtatgcttcagatcttgtTGCTCGCGCCGGGATTATAGATAGTCACATTGAGTCTACTtcccttgagcctaatgttcgatttatcCCTATAGAtagcactgttttggataatcctactctTTATCGACAGTTAGTTGGAGGTCTTGTCTGCTTGACTGTCACACGACCAGACATAGCCTATCCAGTTCATGTTCTTATGCAGTTCTTGTCATCTCCTCGTAGTATTCACTATGCGGCCGTTCTTCACATTattcgctacatcaaaggcactctgTTTCATGGACTTCATTTTTCTGCCCATtcatctttatcccttcaggcgtACTCAAATGTTGATTGA